A stretch of Imperialibacter roseus DNA encodes these proteins:
- a CDS encoding enoyl-ACP reductase FabI yields MAYNLLKGKRGIISGALDENSIAWHVAEKAHAEGATFTLTNAPIAMRMGKINDLAKACNAEIIPADATSVEELENLFSKSTEILGGKIDFVLHSIGMSPNIRKGKSYGELNYDWYQKSIDISALSFHKMMHVAEKQDALNEWASIVGLSYIAAQRTYPFYTDMADAKAVLESIARGYGYRLGKAKNVRVNTISQSPTKTTAGSGIDGFQSFYDFADKQSPLGNAPAGACADYCISLFSDLTRMVTMQNLYHDGGYSSTGISEEVIEMFNK; encoded by the coding sequence ATGGCTTATAATCTATTAAAAGGAAAAAGAGGTATTATTTCTGGGGCATTGGATGAGAACTCCATTGCCTGGCACGTGGCCGAAAAAGCCCATGCCGAGGGTGCAACTTTCACGCTGACGAATGCACCAATTGCCATGAGAATGGGCAAAATAAACGACCTGGCCAAGGCCTGTAATGCTGAAATCATTCCTGCTGATGCCACGTCTGTGGAAGAACTGGAAAACCTTTTCAGCAAATCGACCGAGATATTGGGTGGGAAAATTGACTTCGTGCTACACTCTATCGGTATGTCACCTAATATCCGCAAAGGGAAGTCGTACGGCGAACTGAACTACGACTGGTACCAGAAGTCCATTGATATTTCTGCTCTTTCCTTTCATAAAATGATGCACGTGGCTGAGAAGCAAGACGCACTGAACGAATGGGCGTCTATCGTTGGCTTGTCCTATATAGCTGCACAGCGCACCTATCCTTTTTACACCGATATGGCCGATGCCAAAGCTGTGCTGGAATCCATTGCCAGAGGCTACGGATACAGACTGGGCAAAGCGAAGAACGTGAGGGTGAATACGATCTCTCAATCGCCGACAAAAACGACTGCTGGGTCAGGTATCGATGGTTTCCAGAGCTTTTATGACTTTGCTGACAAGCAGTCGCCATTGGGCAACGCTCCAGCTGGCGCATGTGCCGACTATTGCATTTCCCTTTTCTCAGACCTTACCCGCATGGTAACGATGCAGAATCTCTACCATGATGGTGGATACTCCAGCACTGGTATATCTGAAGAAGTGATAGAAATGTTCAATAAGTAA
- the ispE gene encoding 4-(cytidine 5'-diphospho)-2-C-methyl-D-erythritol kinase produces the protein MITFPNAKINLGLQILRKRTDGYHDISSLFLPIPLKDVLEIVEAKSTTFTSSGLPIPGSSDDNLCLKAYHLLQKDFELPPISIHLHKAIPMGAGLGGGSADGAFMLVMLNKKFGLGLIDTQLEDYAGQLGSDCPFFIKNQPAIASGRGTELSSFPLDLKGHYLLLVFPGIHIGTREAYAGVTPNDQQKAITEVLSMPLSSWKDVLVNDFEQSVFPNHPSLREIKEKLYADGAVYASMTGSGSTMYGIFENKPKLKLANEMNSWATML, from the coding sequence GTGATCACCTTCCCCAACGCCAAAATCAACCTGGGACTTCAGATCCTTCGTAAAAGAACCGATGGGTACCACGATATATCCAGCCTTTTTCTGCCTATTCCACTAAAGGATGTATTAGAAATAGTTGAAGCCAAGTCAACAACCTTTACGTCTTCAGGTTTGCCTATCCCGGGCAGCAGCGACGACAACCTTTGCCTGAAAGCCTATCACCTGCTCCAAAAGGACTTTGAGTTGCCGCCTATCAGCATCCATCTCCACAAGGCCATTCCCATGGGTGCCGGTCTTGGCGGCGGCTCTGCCGACGGCGCTTTTATGCTGGTGATGCTCAACAAGAAGTTCGGACTGGGACTGATCGACACACAGCTGGAAGACTACGCCGGGCAGCTGGGCAGCGATTGCCCTTTCTTTATAAAAAACCAACCGGCCATTGCTTCCGGAAGAGGTACTGAGCTCAGTAGCTTTCCTTTAGACTTAAAGGGGCATTATCTCCTTCTGGTGTTTCCCGGCATTCACATTGGCACCCGTGAAGCCTACGCTGGTGTAACACCCAACGATCAGCAAAAAGCCATCACGGAAGTATTATCAATGCCTCTCTCTTCATGGAAGGATGTGCTGGTAAATGATTTTGAGCAATCTGTCTTTCCCAACCACCCCTCTCTGAGGGAAATAAAGGAAAAGCTTTATGCCGACGGGGCGGTGTATGCCAGCATGACTGGATCTGGCTCAACGATGTACGGGATTTTCGAAAACAAGCCAAAGCTGAAACTGGCAAATGAAATGAATAGCTGGGCAACCATGCTCTGA
- a CDS encoding DMT family transporter, which translates to MTSQYTKDYLQLHFIVFLWGFTAILGMLVSMPSVELVFYRTFISAIALGVMLLVGKKSFAIGTLDIVKTLATGVIIGVHWILFFAAARLSNISVCLAGIATISLWTSLLEPLMTKKRVKGFEVVLGLMAIVGIVIIFNVEFKYAWGLFVAIVSAFLAAVFTVINSQFTQRHYHFTVTFYEMIGATVSIALFFPIYGAFFSDGVQLGLQGYDLLWLIILALACTVYAYSESVKLMKRIPAFAVNLAVNLEPIYGIILALLIFGEQEKMKPGFYLGTLVILSSVLVYPWINRYYERKALETDVLR; encoded by the coding sequence ATGACGAGCCAGTACACCAAAGACTATTTGCAGCTTCATTTCATCGTTTTCTTATGGGGCTTTACCGCCATACTGGGTATGCTTGTCAGCATGCCGTCGGTAGAGCTGGTTTTTTACCGCACATTCATTTCCGCCATCGCACTGGGCGTCATGCTGTTGGTTGGAAAAAAGAGCTTCGCTATCGGCACACTGGACATAGTTAAAACACTGGCGACGGGCGTTATCATTGGGGTACACTGGATACTTTTCTTTGCTGCCGCCCGGCTTTCCAATATCTCTGTTTGCCTGGCTGGAATTGCCACCATTTCGTTATGGACAAGTCTTTTGGAACCTCTCATGACCAAAAAACGAGTGAAAGGCTTCGAAGTTGTGCTGGGGCTGATGGCGATAGTGGGCATCGTTATTATTTTCAATGTAGAGTTCAAATATGCCTGGGGCCTTTTCGTTGCTATAGTCTCGGCGTTTCTCGCCGCCGTTTTCACTGTCATCAACTCTCAGTTTACGCAGCGGCACTACCACTTTACCGTCACGTTCTACGAGATGATTGGAGCCACAGTGAGCATAGCACTGTTCTTTCCGATTTATGGTGCTTTCTTTTCAGATGGCGTTCAACTTGGGCTACAAGGATATGATTTACTCTGGCTGATCATTTTGGCGCTCGCCTGCACCGTGTATGCGTATTCCGAGTCGGTGAAACTGATGAAGAGAATTCCGGCATTTGCAGTCAACCTGGCCGTTAATCTGGAACCTATTTACGGCATCATTCTGGCATTGTTGATTTTTGGAGAACAGGAGAAAATGAAACCGGGATTTTACCTCGGCACACTTGTTATTTTGTCTTCTGTGTTGGTATACCCTTGGATCAACAGGTATTATGAAAGAAAGGCCTTGGAGACAGATGTGCTGAGGTGA
- a CDS encoding LptF/LptG family permease translates to MKLIDKYILKKFLVTFFFVMVMLVSVICVIDFTEKNDKFIKNGLDALIIFKYYLTVFPFFASLITPITVFIATVFITANMAARTEIIAILASGISFKRMLVPYAIGAVLVAILTFFFNGYIIPNANKFRIGFEVAYVKKAFYFVERDIHMKVGDDTYLYLQSYNNSSDVAYKVTLEKIEGDQMKAKLVANRMDWDSTTHKWKVINWQLREIDGFEEKITAGTQLDTTLSLSPADFANNYGRQETMNMNELEEHIQLQTARGAEDVVIYKIEKYIRYMQPFAVIILTFIGVIVSARKSRGGTGYLIALGFALAFLYIIFYTFSRAVAEAGSMNPILAVWLPNIVFGTIGGLMYFTLPR, encoded by the coding sequence ATGAAGCTGATCGACAAATACATTCTCAAGAAATTCCTGGTCACATTCTTCTTTGTGATGGTAATGCTTGTGTCTGTCATCTGCGTAATCGACTTCACTGAAAAGAATGACAAGTTCATTAAGAATGGGCTGGATGCGCTCATTATTTTCAAATACTACCTCACTGTTTTTCCTTTTTTCGCCAGCTTAATCACCCCCATCACTGTCTTCATAGCCACGGTATTCATTACCGCCAATATGGCCGCCCGAACAGAGATAATTGCTATTCTGGCCAGCGGCATAAGCTTCAAACGCATGCTTGTGCCCTATGCCATAGGCGCTGTTCTTGTTGCCATACTCACTTTCTTTTTCAACGGCTACATTATTCCCAATGCCAATAAATTCAGGATTGGATTCGAGGTGGCCTATGTGAAAAAGGCCTTTTATTTTGTTGAAAGGGATATTCATATGAAGGTGGGAGATGACACCTACTTGTACCTGCAGAGCTATAATAACAGCTCGGACGTGGCCTACAAAGTAACGCTTGAGAAGATAGAGGGGGATCAGATGAAGGCCAAACTGGTGGCCAACCGAATGGATTGGGATTCTACTACTCACAAGTGGAAGGTAATCAACTGGCAGCTTCGGGAGATTGATGGTTTTGAGGAGAAAATAACCGCTGGTACCCAACTTGACACGACTTTAAGTCTGTCGCCGGCTGACTTTGCCAACAACTACGGCCGCCAGGAAACGATGAACATGAATGAGTTGGAGGAGCACATTCAGCTACAAACAGCCAGGGGAGCCGAAGACGTAGTGATTTATAAGATTGAGAAGTACATTCGCTATATGCAGCCGTTCGCTGTCATCATCCTCACTTTTATAGGAGTGATTGTTTCGGCACGCAAGTCGAGAGGAGGCACAGGCTATCTCATCGCTTTGGGCTTTGCGCTGGCCTTTCTTTACATCATTTTTTATACTTTTTCACGGGCAGTGGCCGAGGCTGGATCGATGAATCCTATTCTGGCAGTGTGGCTGCCTAATATCGTGTTTGGTACTATAGGCGGGCTCATGTATTTCACACTTCCCCGATGA
- the tgt gene encoding tRNA guanosine(34) transglycosylase Tgt gives MQFKLQATDKGSKARAGQLSTGHGEIQTPIFMPVGTAGSVKGVHQRELKEDIKAQIILGNTYHLYLRPGLDILKPAGGLHGFNGWTGPILTDSGGYQVYSLADQRKITEEGVKFKSHIDGSNHLFTPENVMDIQRTIGADIIMAFDECPPFPCELDYAKKSMEMTHRWLDRCISHLKTTEPLYGHEQALFPIVQGSVDKELRTISAEYIASRGMDGNAIGGLSVGEPAEFMYEMTDLVCNILPADKPRYLMGVGTPANILECIALGVDMFDCVMPTRNARNGMLFTSEGIINIKNEKWKDDFSPIDATVGGYASTFYSRAYLRHLIMSKEMLGAQIATVHNLTFYLWLVNAAREKIIDGTFASWKDIMVKKVSHRL, from the coding sequence ATGCAATTTAAACTTCAAGCCACAGACAAAGGATCGAAAGCAAGGGCCGGGCAGCTAAGCACAGGGCACGGTGAGATTCAGACCCCCATCTTCATGCCGGTGGGCACAGCAGGCTCCGTAAAGGGCGTGCACCAGCGGGAGTTGAAGGAGGACATCAAAGCTCAAATCATCCTTGGCAATACCTATCATCTTTATCTCAGGCCAGGTTTGGATATTTTAAAACCTGCCGGTGGGCTCCATGGCTTCAATGGCTGGACAGGGCCAATCCTTACCGATAGCGGCGGGTATCAGGTTTATTCACTGGCCGATCAACGCAAAATCACAGAAGAGGGCGTTAAGTTTAAATCGCACATCGACGGCTCCAATCACCTTTTTACGCCTGAAAATGTCATGGACATTCAGCGCACCATTGGCGCTGACATTATCATGGCTTTTGACGAGTGCCCTCCGTTTCCCTGCGAGTTGGACTATGCGAAAAAATCGATGGAGATGACCCACCGCTGGCTGGACAGGTGCATCAGCCACCTGAAAACAACGGAGCCGCTTTACGGTCACGAGCAGGCTTTATTTCCTATTGTGCAGGGCAGCGTGGACAAGGAGCTCCGTACGATTTCAGCGGAGTACATAGCTTCCAGAGGCATGGATGGCAATGCCATTGGTGGTCTGTCGGTGGGGGAGCCCGCTGAGTTTATGTACGAAATGACAGACCTTGTTTGCAATATACTACCTGCCGACAAACCCCGTTATCTGATGGGAGTGGGCACACCAGCCAACATTCTGGAGTGCATCGCTTTGGGAGTTGATATGTTCGACTGTGTGATGCCGACAAGAAACGCCAGAAATGGCATGCTGTTTACTTCTGAGGGGATTATCAATATTAAGAATGAGAAATGGAAGGATGATTTTTCGCCCATTGATGCAACAGTTGGTGGATATGCCAGCACCTTCTATTCCCGGGCTTACCTGCGCCACCTTATCATGAGCAAGGAAATGTTGGGAGCACAAATAGCTACGGTTCACAATCTTACTTTTTATCTTTGGCTGGTTAATGCGGCAAGGGAAAAAATCATCGACGGCACTTTTGCCAGCTGGAAAGATATTATGGTGAAGAAAGTAAGCCACCGCTTGTAG
- a CDS encoding glucosamine-6-phosphate deaminase: protein MQSTYDSMTIQTYATYEELSRKTADLIIESVKDKPNPLVCLASGHTPIGVFKCLVEDVKAGKLDISNWTFVGLDEWNGMNGTTKGSCRQMMDEDLFEPLSIPEKQIVFFDGTQPNVQAQCDEVNELIHQHGGLDVMLVGIGLNGHIGMNEPGTAFDTFAHISQLAEETITVGQKYFPGETKLSTGITMGLKHFQEARLPIIMANGEKKADIIAKVAASQPIESLPASIVHMTPQAYIMVDRAAGSLL, encoded by the coding sequence ATGCAAAGCACCTACGACAGCATGACCATCCAAACCTACGCCACCTACGAAGAGCTCTCCCGCAAGACAGCTGATCTGATCATTGAAAGCGTAAAAGATAAACCCAATCCACTCGTCTGCCTGGCTTCCGGACATACACCTATTGGGGTATTCAAATGCCTTGTGGAAGATGTGAAGGCTGGCAAACTGGATATCTCGAACTGGACGTTTGTTGGCCTCGACGAGTGGAACGGCATGAACGGCACCACCAAAGGCTCTTGCCGGCAAATGATGGATGAAGACCTGTTCGAACCACTAAGCATTCCTGAAAAACAGATCGTCTTTTTTGATGGCACCCAACCCAACGTGCAGGCGCAATGTGATGAGGTGAATGAGCTGATTCACCAACACGGAGGCTTGGATGTGATGCTGGTTGGAATAGGCCTCAATGGCCACATTGGCATGAATGAGCCGGGCACGGCCTTCGACACTTTTGCCCACATTAGCCAACTGGCAGAAGAAACCATCACGGTGGGACAAAAATACTTCCCGGGAGAAACGAAACTCTCCACCGGCATCACCATGGGATTGAAGCATTTTCAGGAAGCCAGGCTGCCCATCATTATGGCCAATGGAGAAAAGAAAGCGGACATTATAGCTAAAGTAGCCGCCTCACAACCAATCGAGAGTCTGCCCGCCAGCATTGTGCATATGACTCCGCAGGCATATATAATGGTGGATAGAGCAGCTGGTAGCTTACTATAG
- a CDS encoding type II toxin-antitoxin system PemK/MazF family toxin, with the protein MSFITTQLRWKEEFDVELSPTLENGLKKASLVRLRKITTIDKALVIGRLGRLNQTEQDGLKKSLINLFELA; encoded by the coding sequence GTGTCATTTATCACGACTCAGTTGAGATGGAAAGAAGAATTTGACGTGGAGTTGTCCCCAACTTTAGAGAATGGACTCAAGAAGGCTTCGTTGGTTCGGTTGAGAAAGATAACGACGATTGATAAAGCCTTGGTGATCGGACGGTTGGGGAGGCTCAATCAAACTGAACAAGACGGTTTAAAAAAGAGCTTAATCAACTTGTTTGAGCTAGCTTAG
- a CDS encoding LytR/AlgR family response regulator transcription factor codes for MKLRCLIVDDEPLSQEVIEGYVNDAPQLELAAKCSNALEAAEMIRSQPIDLIFLDINMPKLSGISLVKSLAKPPAIVFITAYPEFAVEGFEVEAVDYLLKPCSFERFLKAVSKVESYLQASGRKLEADYFVVKADKKLHKIGLEDILYFKSIGDYVKVYTRDKVLITNETLRNIEDGLPPSKFIRLHKSFVVSLQAIQYLEGNQVKVGEEMLPVGLTYKDKLMERLGG; via the coding sequence ATGAAACTCAGGTGCCTTATTGTGGATGATGAACCGCTGTCGCAAGAGGTAATTGAAGGCTATGTGAACGATGCGCCTCAGCTGGAACTGGCGGCTAAGTGCAGCAATGCGCTGGAGGCCGCTGAGATGATCAGGAGTCAGCCCATTGATCTGATTTTTCTTGATATCAACATGCCCAAGCTGTCGGGCATCAGCCTGGTGAAGTCGTTAGCAAAGCCACCAGCCATTGTGTTCATCACTGCCTATCCTGAGTTTGCTGTAGAGGGATTTGAGGTGGAGGCTGTCGATTATCTGCTGAAACCGTGCTCCTTCGAACGTTTTCTGAAGGCGGTCAGCAAAGTTGAGAGTTATTTGCAGGCCTCAGGAAGAAAGCTGGAGGCGGACTATTTTGTAGTCAAGGCTGATAAAAAGCTTCACAAAATAGGGCTGGAAGATATTCTTTATTTTAAGTCGATTGGTGATTATGTGAAGGTATACACCCGTGACAAAGTATTGATCACCAATGAGACCTTAAGAAACATTGAAGATGGACTGCCACCAAGCAAATTCATCAGGCTACATAAATCCTTCGTCGTTTCTCTACAGGCGATTCAGTATCTGGAAGGCAATCAGGTGAAAGTGGGAGAGGAGATGCTGCCGGTAGGGCTGACTTATAAAGATAAATTGATGGAGCGGTTGGGTGGGTGA
- a CDS encoding sensor histidine kinase, with product MAENNTVLKRILSNRPVQHLAFWVLSFYVLLRIFSTDSEIRNIDYIYDGLFHFTLIMPVYLNLLVLIPNLLDKGRYFFYIALVGLSTLVFSQLNIWFFDYLVDFLLPGYYFISYYELVDIIQFFAVYMGASTLLKLSKGWFQLAEARTKLAETRQEKLNAELEALKSQVNPHFLFNSLNNLYGLSLKGDKKTPASILKLSEVLRYMIYEAKDEKVPLEKEIAFIENYINLQRLRSDHHASISFEVAGEARELQIAPLLFIPFVENSFKHGVKGETGDSYVDVKMEVGDDFVNFTCRNNMGSIDDVEQRKYGGIGLENVKKRLKLIYEDRYTLELNEGKEEYKVNLTIELR from the coding sequence ATGGCTGAAAACAACACAGTCCTCAAAAGAATCCTATCCAATCGGCCGGTGCAGCACCTGGCCTTTTGGGTACTTTCTTTTTATGTGCTGCTGAGGATCTTTTCGACTGACAGTGAAATTCGTAACATCGACTACATCTATGACGGATTGTTTCATTTTACCCTGATCATGCCCGTCTATCTCAACCTTCTGGTACTCATCCCGAACCTATTGGACAAGGGTAGGTACTTTTTTTACATCGCTTTAGTCGGTCTTTCCACCCTGGTGTTTAGCCAGCTTAATATCTGGTTTTTCGATTACCTTGTTGATTTTCTTCTGCCGGGCTATTACTTCATTAGCTACTACGAGTTGGTGGACATCATTCAGTTTTTCGCAGTATACATGGGGGCGAGCACCTTGCTGAAGCTTTCGAAGGGATGGTTTCAGCTGGCCGAGGCGAGGACCAAACTGGCAGAGACCCGCCAAGAAAAGCTCAATGCTGAGTTGGAAGCCCTTAAGTCGCAGGTGAACCCGCACTTTTTGTTTAACAGCCTGAATAACCTGTATGGTCTGTCGCTAAAGGGAGACAAGAAAACGCCAGCCTCTATACTCAAACTATCAGAGGTTTTGCGATATATGATTTATGAGGCAAAAGATGAGAAGGTGCCGCTTGAAAAGGAAATAGCTTTTATTGAAAATTACATCAATCTGCAACGGCTGCGATCCGATCACCATGCCAGCATATCATTCGAAGTAGCTGGCGAGGCAAGAGAACTGCAAATTGCGCCATTGTTGTTTATTCCATTTGTTGAAAACAGTTTCAAGCATGGCGTAAAAGGTGAGACAGGCGATTCCTATGTTGATGTAAAAATGGAAGTCGGGGACGATTTTGTCAATTTCACCTGTCGGAACAATATGGGTAGCATTGACGATGTGGAGCAGAGAAAATACGGAGGCATTGGGCTGGAAAATGTAAAAAAGCGGCTGAAATTGATATATGAAGACCGTTATACGCTGGAGTTGAATGAAGGGAAAGAAGAGTACAAAGTAAACCTAACAATAGAACTACGATGA
- a CDS encoding glycosyltransferase, giving the protein MEYLVPALGGFFLFIHLFFQFKWWIGLSKVNTQQKKLTKTDVGVSVIVCAHDEEENLKELIPLLLAQDHPNFEVIIVDDRSNDGTYDYLLGLKDSTPKLKMVRVDSSPNHVNGKKYGLTLGIKAAANDIVLLTDADCRPASDQWVAEMAKGFSSEKIQFVLGYSPYYNEKGFLNNFIQWETTITGINYLGSAGVGGAFMGVGRNLAYRKSFFLDNKGFNAHLKVTGGDDDLYVNAHANSKNTIAIVNPQALVYSHPKRSFGSYWVQKLRHLSVGKRYNAGDKINLGLWSFSQIGFWVTLLILALSNTQPYWALGVFLGREVLTLGLLSYFHRLTGHRFSYWALPVIDLFYGVYLLLVGGRATFAKRVTWT; this is encoded by the coding sequence ATGGAGTATCTGGTACCAGCCTTGGGTGGTTTTTTTCTTTTTATTCATCTCTTCTTTCAATTCAAGTGGTGGATTGGTTTAAGCAAAGTCAATACGCAGCAGAAAAAGCTCACCAAAACTGACGTGGGTGTATCCGTCATTGTTTGCGCTCACGACGAAGAAGAGAACCTCAAAGAACTCATTCCCCTCCTTCTGGCCCAGGATCACCCTAACTTTGAAGTAATCATAGTGGATGACCGCAGCAATGATGGCACCTACGATTACTTGCTGGGCCTAAAGGACAGCACGCCAAAGCTGAAAATGGTTAGGGTAGACAGCTCGCCTAACCATGTTAACGGCAAGAAGTACGGCCTGACGCTGGGGATAAAAGCAGCGGCCAACGACATTGTGCTACTCACCGACGCCGACTGTCGTCCTGCTTCCGACCAGTGGGTGGCAGAAATGGCTAAAGGGTTCAGCTCAGAAAAAATTCAGTTCGTGCTGGGGTATTCTCCCTACTATAATGAAAAAGGATTTCTAAATAATTTCATTCAGTGGGAAACCACTATCACGGGCATCAACTACCTCGGCTCAGCTGGTGTGGGTGGCGCTTTTATGGGCGTTGGGCGTAACCTGGCTTACCGAAAGTCGTTCTTTCTCGACAACAAAGGTTTTAATGCGCATTTGAAAGTGACCGGAGGCGACGATGATTTGTACGTAAATGCCCATGCCAATTCAAAAAACACTATTGCCATCGTGAACCCACAAGCGCTGGTTTACTCTCATCCTAAAAGGTCATTCGGCTCCTACTGGGTGCAAAAGCTAAGGCACCTTTCGGTGGGTAAAAGATATAATGCGGGCGACAAAATTAATTTAGGTCTCTGGTCGTTTTCCCAGATAGGATTTTGGGTGACTTTGCTTATTTTAGCCCTTTCAAATACCCAACCCTACTGGGCTTTGGGAGTTTTTTTGGGCAGGGAAGTATTGACCTTGGGCTTGTTAAGTTACTTCCATCGGCTAACCGGACATCGTTTTTCTTACTGGGCGCTACCAGTAATTGATTTATTTTATGGAGTATACCTGCTTCTGGTTGGTGGCAGGGCTACATTTGCTAAACGGGTTACATGGACGTAA
- a CDS encoding RNA polymerase sigma factor has translation MDVNKQFSDKALRDFKLIDKATVDGEENAYADLMQLYKKPVYHMILKMVRNIDDAEDLTIEAFAKAFRNLHKFKKDYTFSTWLFRIATNNAIDFIRKKKLDTYSLNTSFTDESGDSVNIDVQDENLNPAEETIKTQKIEIVQMFVNKLPAKYQKLVRLRYFDELSYEEIAVELDAPLGTVKAQLHRARELMYDLVKEKKDHI, from the coding sequence ATGGACGTAAACAAACAATTTTCTGACAAAGCATTGCGGGACTTCAAGCTGATCGACAAAGCCACTGTTGACGGAGAGGAGAATGCCTATGCAGATTTGATGCAGCTATACAAGAAGCCCGTTTATCACATGATCCTCAAAATGGTGAGGAACATTGACGATGCAGAAGACCTGACTATTGAGGCATTTGCCAAGGCGTTTCGGAATCTGCACAAATTCAAGAAAGACTACACGTTCAGCACCTGGCTGTTTCGCATAGCCACCAATAATGCCATTGACTTTATCAGGAAGAAGAAACTGGATACCTATAGCCTCAACACATCTTTCACTGACGAAAGTGGCGACTCAGTGAATATAGATGTGCAGGATGAAAACCTGAATCCGGCAGAGGAAACCATCAAAACACAGAAGATAGAGATTGTGCAGATGTTTGTGAACAAGCTGCCCGCCAAGTACCAGAAGCTGGTGCGTCTTCGCTATTTCGACGAGCTAAGCTATGAAGAAATAGCCGTGGAGCTTGATGCGCCGCTGGGCACAGTGAAAGCACAACTGCACAGGGCTCGGGAGCTAATGTACGACTTGGTAAAGGAGAAAAAGGATCATATCTGA
- a CDS encoding type II toxin-antitoxin system PemK/MazF family toxin: MKQSEIWLINLDPTVGAEIKKTRPAVIVSDNGLGKLPLKVIVPVTDWKEKYAIAPWMIKMNPDSSNGLLKDSSADCFQVRSVSQERFVRKIGEVDRTTFGKIQKGLSTVLSINY; the protein is encoded by the coding sequence ATGAAGCAAAGTGAAATTTGGCTAATAAATCTGGATCCCACTGTTGGTGCTGAAATCAAGAAAACCAGGCCAGCCGTCATCGTTAGTGACAATGGATTAGGCAAGCTTCCTCTTAAAGTTATTGTGCCCGTAACCGACTGGAAAGAAAAATATGCTATTGCCCCATGGATGATAAAAATGAACCCTGATTCGTCGAATGGGCTGCTTAAGGATTCCTCTGCTGATTGCTTTCAGGTACGGTCTGTCTCGCAAGAGCGTTTCGTTAGAAAGATCGGAGAGGTTGACAGGACAACCTTCGGAAAAATTCAAAAAGGTCTGTCTACCGTCCTATCAATTAACTATTAA
- the rsmG gene encoding 16S rRNA (guanine(527)-N(7))-methyltransferase RsmG, with amino-acid sequence MNQDLIFRYFPNLTATQKKQFSALYPLYEDWNSKINVVSRKDIEQLYLHHVLHSLAIAKLVSFQPGTKILDVGTGGGFPGIPLAILFPEAEFTLVDSIGKKILVVKEVCKGAGIQNVTAIHGRAEELKGEWDFVVSRAVTRLKPFIEWVENKISKTPKHNIPNGILYLKGGDLEEELSEIDYPYHVHDLSDFFKEEFFETKKLVMVSV; translated from the coding sequence TTGAATCAAGACCTTATCTTCCGTTATTTTCCCAATTTAACTGCCACGCAAAAGAAGCAGTTTAGTGCCCTTTACCCTCTTTACGAAGACTGGAATTCCAAGATCAACGTCGTGTCCCGCAAGGACATTGAGCAGCTCTACCTTCACCATGTGTTGCACTCGCTAGCCATTGCCAAACTGGTTTCTTTTCAACCCGGAACAAAGATATTAGACGTCGGTACTGGTGGTGGCTTTCCTGGCATTCCTCTCGCTATTCTCTTTCCTGAGGCCGAATTCACGCTTGTCGACTCGATTGGCAAAAAGATACTGGTGGTGAAGGAAGTATGTAAGGGTGCTGGCATCCAAAACGTAACGGCTATTCATGGCAGAGCAGAAGAGCTGAAAGGTGAATGGGACTTCGTTGTAAGCCGGGCAGTTACCCGTCTAAAGCCCTTTATAGAGTGGGTAGAAAATAAAATTAGCAAAACACCTAAGCACAACATTCCAAACGGCATTCTTTACCTCAAAGGCGGCGATCTGGAAGAAGAACTGTCAGAAATAGATTATCCTTACCACGTGCACGACCTCAGCGACTTCTTTAAGGAAGAATTTTTTGAGACGAAGAAGCTTGTGATGGTGAGTGTCTAA